The following proteins are co-located in the Agromyces laixinhei genome:
- a CDS encoding GrpB family protein has translation MERNRKPRRPDVTSVELVGGPERLELELHSHDDGWAGIFLDHRRRIRDALTGVHIEVEHIGSTAVPGLAAKPIIDIVIAVDDITAEEDYLDPLLAVGYELRVREPRHRLVRTPERDVHVHVYERDDPAIDDYLLLRDHLRRNAVDRALYESTKRTLLDRPWDDMNDYADAKTDVILAITARARASRGL, from the coding sequence GTGGAGAGGAATCGCAAGCCGCGCCGTCCAGACGTCACGTCGGTCGAGCTCGTCGGGGGTCCTGAGAGGCTCGAGCTCGAGCTGCACAGCCATGACGATGGATGGGCAGGTATCTTCCTCGATCACCGACGGCGAATCCGTGATGCCCTCACCGGCGTGCACATCGAGGTCGAACACATCGGTTCCACCGCGGTGCCCGGGCTGGCAGCCAAGCCGATCATCGACATCGTGATCGCCGTGGACGACATCACGGCCGAGGAAGACTACCTCGACCCGCTCCTGGCAGTCGGGTACGAGTTGCGTGTCCGAGAACCGAGGCACCGTCTCGTACGCACTCCGGAACGCGATGTCCACGTGCACGTGTATGAACGCGACGATCCCGCCATCGACGACTATCTCCTTCTTCGCGATCACTTGCGTCGCAACGCAGTCGACCGCGCCCTCTACGAGAGCACGAAGAGAACCCTGCTCGACCGGCCGTGGGACGACATGAACGACTATGCCGACGCCAAGACCGATGTCATCCTCGCTATCACGGCGCGAGCACGAGCATCTCGCGGACTCTGA
- a CDS encoding chorismate mutase, translating to MTDGPADDRERDAAMSELLGIRSSIDNIDAALIHLLAERFKFTQQVGRLKAAHGLPPADPERERRQIARLRGLAIDAHLDPAFAEKWFNFVVAEVIHHHEALAGGAPGTAGDER from the coding sequence ATGACTGACGGGCCCGCAGACGACCGTGAACGTGATGCCGCGATGAGTGAACTCCTCGGCATCCGATCGAGCATCGACAACATCGACGCGGCCCTCATCCACCTGCTCGCCGAACGGTTCAAGTTCACCCAGCAGGTCGGCCGGCTGAAGGCGGCTCACGGCCTGCCGCCGGCGGACCCCGAGCGCGAGCGCCGTCAGATCGCCCGGCTCCGGGGTCTCGCGATCGACGCGCACCTCGACCCCGCGTTCGCCGAGAAGTGGTTCAACTTCGTCGTCGCCGAGGTGATCCACCATCACGAAGCGCTCGCGGGCGGCGCGCCGGGCACGGCCGGCGACGAACGGTGA
- a CDS encoding SDR family NAD(P)-dependent oxidoreductase, giving the protein MSWYPTALPSLSGKRYLVTGANAGLGFFTAARLAGAGAHVVLVGRSPERLEAAMAAIRGARPEASVEPLVIDVASLDSVHAGARRLLHRPSFDGVVMNAGMVHTPGARLESPDGNELVLATNVLGHFALLARLLPNLAPGARIVSLGSLSSRLSTFRLDDLQLERGYDFWRAYAQSKIAAQVFAFELDRRLRAATGATRSAPVSSLVAHPGYSISGRTPQVPGVNEPAPGARFADALQGVWAQGKHRGAEVTLHALTAPGVEGGQFWGPRWSTKGAPTLQRPTRTSTDAAIGARFWAFAEAATGTTFTVAA; this is encoded by the coding sequence GTGAGCTGGTACCCCACTGCCCTGCCGTCGCTGTCGGGCAAGCGATACCTCGTGACCGGCGCGAACGCCGGGCTCGGCTTCTTCACGGCGGCCAGGCTCGCCGGCGCCGGCGCGCATGTCGTGCTCGTCGGGCGCAGCCCCGAGCGGCTCGAGGCGGCGATGGCGGCGATCCGCGGCGCGCGCCCCGAGGCATCCGTCGAACCGCTCGTCATCGACGTGGCCTCGCTCGACTCGGTGCACGCCGGTGCCCGCCGGCTGCTGCACCGCCCGTCGTTCGACGGCGTCGTGATGAACGCGGGCATGGTGCACACGCCGGGCGCCCGCCTCGAGTCGCCCGATGGCAACGAACTCGTGCTCGCCACCAACGTGCTCGGGCACTTCGCGCTGCTCGCCAGGCTGCTGCCGAACCTCGCGCCCGGCGCCCGCATCGTCTCGCTCGGTTCCCTCTCGAGCCGGCTCTCGACGTTCCGCCTCGACGACCTGCAACTCGAGCGCGGCTACGACTTCTGGCGTGCGTACGCGCAGTCGAAGATCGCGGCGCAGGTCTTCGCCTTCGAACTCGACCGGCGGCTTCGGGCGGCGACGGGGGCCACTCGATCGGCACCGGTCTCGAGCCTCGTCGCCCACCCGGGCTATTCCATCAGCGGCCGCACGCCGCAGGTGCCGGGCGTCAACGAGCCGGCGCCCGGCGCTCGCTTCGCCGATGCACTGCAGGGCGTGTGGGCGCAGGGCAAGCACCGCGGAGCCGAGGTCACGCTGCACGCGCTCACCGCGCCCGGGGTCGAGGGCGGCCAGTTCTGGGGGCCGCGCTGGTCGACGAAGGGTGCGCCGACGCTGCAGCGTCCGACCCGCACCTCGACGGATGCCGCGATCGGCGCTCGCTTCTGGGCCTTCGCCGAAGCCGCCACCGGCACGACGTTCACCGTCGCCGCATGA
- a CDS encoding HAD family hydrolase: MNSHTIDRTVDEPSSDDPSVDDLVAELADELDLDDDAPELSDIELIVLDMAGTTVADGGVVERAIALAAERSGIVTGDDLEAALEYVRATMGRSEIEVFRVLAGADEDAAQRANLAFEGAYAELIASEGVAEIAGAADVIRELRGAGASVVLTTGFSPETRTAIIDALGWNDLADALLSPADVGRGRPHPDLPLTALLRTGATAVDAMVAVGDTVSDVESGVNAGAGFVVGVLSGAHERDVLEAAGADAVIDSIAELPALLGLRGE; the protein is encoded by the coding sequence ATGAACTCGCACACGATCGATCGCACGGTCGACGAGCCCTCCAGCGACGACCCGTCCGTCGACGACCTGGTCGCTGAGCTCGCCGATGAGCTCGACCTCGACGACGACGCTCCTGAGCTGTCTGACATCGAGCTGATCGTGCTCGACATGGCCGGCACGACCGTCGCCGACGGCGGCGTCGTGGAGCGCGCAATCGCGCTCGCCGCCGAGCGCAGCGGCATCGTCACCGGTGACGATCTCGAAGCCGCGCTCGAGTATGTGCGGGCCACCATGGGACGGTCGGAGATCGAGGTGTTCCGGGTGCTCGCCGGCGCCGACGAGGATGCCGCGCAGCGGGCGAACCTGGCCTTCGAGGGCGCATACGCCGAGCTCATCGCGAGCGAGGGCGTCGCCGAGATCGCTGGTGCGGCAGACGTCATCAGGGAGCTGCGCGGGGCCGGCGCATCCGTCGTGCTCACCACCGGTTTCTCGCCGGAGACCCGCACCGCGATCATCGACGCGCTCGGCTGGAACGACCTCGCCGACGCGCTGCTCTCGCCGGCCGACGTCGGACGCGGGCGCCCGCACCCCGACCTGCCGCTCACCGCACTGCTGCGCACCGGGGCGACCGCGGTCGACGCGATGGTCGCCGTCGGCGACACCGTGAGCGATGTCGAATCAGGCGTCAACGCGGGCGCCGGGTTCGTCGTCGGCGTGCTGAGCGGCGCCCACGAGCGTGACGTGCTCGAGGCCGCCGGCGCCGACGCCGTGATCGACAGCATCGCCGAGCTGCCCGCGCTGCTCGGCCTCCGCGGCGAGTAA
- a CDS encoding alcohol dehydrogenase catalytic domain-containing protein, producing the protein MTMHTVVRVSDVDIIVKPSPVAMVWYEPGRPHEALAAPGVRVAAGEALVEVELATICGSDVHTVTGRRSASAPLVLGHEQVGRVVAVGDGALRADGTRLELGDRVVWSVTVSCGDCDRCRRGFTQKCRSLAKYGHERVHRGWELSGGFATHVQLRAGTATVRVSESMPAAIAAPASCATATAVAALEAAAEEVDLDGALVLVTGAGMIGLSVAAMAIEAGAEVVVADPDAARRAFAGRLGAVTADPTARGSSPDRLDTVLAGLAARGFPEVLVAVEASGTAAAVRTVLGVVGVGGIVVLVGSVSPGSEVSLDPEAIVRRVVTVTGVHNYTAGQLVRAVEFLERAWQLLPFDELVGVTHPLAELDLALEEAATGLHVRVGVAPGRKSS; encoded by the coding sequence ATGACGATGCACACCGTCGTGCGGGTCAGCGACGTCGACATCATCGTCAAGCCCTCGCCGGTGGCGATGGTCTGGTACGAACCGGGGCGGCCGCACGAGGCGCTCGCCGCTCCCGGCGTGCGGGTCGCCGCGGGGGAGGCGCTCGTCGAGGTCGAGCTCGCGACGATCTGCGGTTCCGACGTGCACACCGTGACCGGCCGTCGCTCGGCGTCTGCGCCGCTCGTGCTCGGGCACGAGCAGGTCGGGCGCGTCGTCGCGGTCGGCGACGGCGCACTGCGGGCAGACGGCACCCGGCTCGAACTCGGCGATCGCGTCGTCTGGTCGGTCACCGTCAGCTGCGGCGACTGCGACCGCTGCCGCAGGGGATTCACGCAGAAGTGCCGCTCGCTCGCCAAGTACGGGCACGAGCGCGTGCACCGCGGCTGGGAGCTGTCGGGCGGATTCGCGACCCACGTGCAATTGCGCGCCGGCACCGCGACCGTGCGCGTCAGCGAGTCGATGCCCGCGGCCATCGCGGCACCCGCGTCGTGTGCGACGGCCACGGCGGTCGCCGCACTCGAAGCCGCTGCGGAGGAGGTCGACCTCGACGGAGCCCTCGTGCTCGTCACCGGCGCCGGCATGATCGGGCTGAGCGTCGCGGCCATGGCGATCGAGGCGGGCGCCGAGGTCGTCGTCGCCGACCCGGATGCCGCGCGGCGTGCGTTCGCCGGGCGGCTCGGCGCCGTCACGGCCGACCCCACCGCCAGAGGCTCCTCGCCCGACCGCCTCGACACGGTGCTCGCCGGCTTGGCCGCACGTGGGTTCCCCGAGGTGCTCGTCGCCGTCGAGGCATCCGGCACGGCCGCGGCGGTGCGCACGGTGCTGGGGGTCGTCGGGGTCGGCGGCATCGTGGTGCTCGTCGGCAGCGTCTCGCCCGGGTCGGAGGTGAGCCTCGACCCCGAGGCGATCGTGCGGCGTGTAGTCACCGTGACCGGGGTGCACAACTACACGGCGGGCCAGCTCGTGCGTGCCGTCGAGTTTCTCGAGCGGGCGTGGCAGCTGCTGCCGTTCGACGAGCTCGTGGGGGTGACGCATCCGCTCGCCGAACTCGACCTCGCGCTCGAGGAGGCCGCGACCGGCCTGCACGTGCGCGTCGGCGTGGCGCCCGGACGCAAGTCGAGCTGA
- a CDS encoding endonuclease/exonuclease/phosphatase family protein codes for MHVISYNLRKHRAVGELVGLVERFSPDILCLQECDTQDLPQQIHDLQLADATQRNRLGLALYYRGDRYEARRIQSFALKKSLHDRLLRPAHERLIGVRLFDREAQRELIVASFHAAPLTALNSLRRHQIHSALGELQFLGPGLPTLMVGDYNYPIFKENLGEKVRDSGYDLTLSDKRTYTRYKFFRGHFDLATSVGFDIAGVETLARGSSDHMPILVDAEYGVPAVASAP; via the coding sequence ATGCACGTGATCAGTTACAACCTTCGCAAGCACCGTGCAGTCGGCGAACTCGTCGGTCTCGTCGAGCGGTTCTCGCCCGACATCCTGTGCCTGCAGGAGTGCGACACGCAAGATCTTCCGCAGCAGATCCACGACCTCCAGCTGGCCGATGCGACCCAGCGCAACCGCCTCGGCCTCGCGCTCTACTACCGCGGTGACCGCTACGAGGCACGGCGCATCCAGTCGTTCGCGCTCAAGAAGTCGTTGCACGACCGGCTGCTGCGGCCCGCACACGAGCGTCTCATCGGCGTGCGTCTCTTCGATCGCGAGGCGCAGCGCGAGCTGATCGTCGCCTCCTTCCACGCCGCACCGTTGACCGCGCTGAACTCGTTGCGGCGCCACCAGATCCACTCGGCGCTCGGCGAGCTGCAGTTCCTCGGGCCGGGTCTGCCGACGCTCATGGTCGGCGACTACAACTACCCGATCTTCAAGGAGAACCTCGGCGAGAAGGTGCGCGACTCGGGTTACGATCTGACGCTCAGCGACAAGCGCACGTACACGCGGTACAAGTTCTTCCGCGGGCACTTCGACCTCGCGACCTCGGTCGGATTCGACATCGCCGGTGTCGAGACGCTCGCGCGCGGCTCATCCGACCACATGCCGATCCTCGTCGACGCCGAATACGGCGTGCCGGCCGTCGCGAGCGCTCCATGA
- a CDS encoding pilus assembly protein CpaE, whose product MIGRELALALRDAGLVWHPESGDRFQLDLPDAVESEVEADVFTVSEMTIEPQAFSSDTVLGFNGTTEWALDSVSIGDVVWLPREDQLRELLRGAFRALRRLDDAFEVEIELGGEPRRFEHPEVAEAYGLALLELIGRSR is encoded by the coding sequence ATGATCGGTCGCGAGCTCGCGCTCGCGCTGCGTGACGCCGGGCTCGTGTGGCACCCGGAGTCAGGCGACCGATTCCAGCTCGACCTGCCCGATGCCGTCGAGTCCGAGGTCGAGGCCGACGTGTTCACGGTCAGCGAGATGACGATCGAGCCGCAGGCGTTCTCGAGCGACACGGTGCTCGGCTTCAACGGCACGACCGAGTGGGCGCTCGACTCCGTCTCGATCGGCGACGTGGTGTGGCTGCCGCGCGAAGACCAGTTGCGTGAGCTGCTGCGCGGAGCCTTCCGCGCACTGCGACGCCTCGACGACGCGTTCGAGGTCGAGATCGAACTCGGCGGCGAGCCGCGTCGCTTCGAGCATCCCGAGGTCGCCGAGGCGTACGGCCTCGCGCTGCTCGAACTCATCGGGCGGTCGCGATGA
- the erm gene encoding 23S ribosomal RNA methyltransferase Erm has protein sequence MRTHNSSSSRSTRPSRPFRSDRSLGPDVGGRHELGQNFLVDRRVVDRLVSLTAATQGPIVELGAGSGAITRELAGLGRPLTALEIDRRRADRLRRELGRGPDVTIIEADALSWRYPAAPHAIVGNVPFHLTTAIMRSLLARGHWTDAVLLTQWEVARRRCGVGGSSLLTAQWDPWFTFRLRDRVPARAFRPAPSVDGGVFTIERRSEPLVPTADTAAYQAFVAEVYQGKGRGLAQILRRMSRPLRADRVAGLLRTVGVGTDVLPSRLTGPQWAALWAGVRSAPGDRG, from the coding sequence TTGCGCACGCACAATTCTTCTTCTTCTCGTTCCACACGTCCGTCTCGTCCTTTCCGATCCGACCGCTCTCTCGGCCCTGACGTCGGGGGCCGGCACGAGCTCGGCCAGAACTTCCTCGTCGATCGTCGTGTCGTCGACCGGCTCGTCTCGCTGACCGCCGCGACGCAGGGCCCGATCGTCGAGCTCGGGGCCGGCAGCGGCGCGATCACGCGCGAGCTCGCGGGTCTCGGCCGGCCGCTCACCGCGCTCGAGATCGACCGGCGCCGGGCCGACCGGCTTCGTCGCGAACTCGGCCGCGGCCCCGACGTCACGATCATCGAGGCCGATGCACTCTCGTGGCGCTACCCTGCGGCGCCCCATGCCATCGTCGGCAACGTGCCGTTCCATCTCACGACGGCCATCATGAGGTCGCTCCTCGCGCGCGGCCACTGGACCGACGCCGTTCTGCTCACCCAGTGGGAGGTCGCGCGGCGTCGCTGCGGGGTCGGCGGCTCGAGCCTGCTCACGGCCCAGTGGGATCCGTGGTTCACGTTCCGGCTGCGCGACCGCGTGCCGGCGCGCGCGTTCCGGCCGGCACCGTCGGTCGACGGCGGTGTCTTCACGATCGAGCGGCGCTCCGAGCCGCTCGTGCCGACAGCCGACACCGCGGCGTATCAGGCGTTCGTCGCCGAGGTCTATCAAGGGAAGGGGCGCGGGCTCGCCCAGATCCTCCGTCGCATGTCGCGGCCGCTGCGCGCCGATCGGGTGGCCGGGCTCCTCCGCACCGTCGGCGTCGGCACGGATGTGCTGCCGAGTCGGCTCACCGGGCCGCAGTGGGCTGCGCTCTGGGCCGGAGTGCGCTCCGCCCCAGGGGATCGGGGGTGA
- a CDS encoding putative immunity protein, with amino-acid sequence MTTGPGDFELTLDELRVVARFAMESALMTLHVFEAVRPEDHRPRAAIEAARAFVDGGARTNLQRTTAIDAHRAAKEVADEAAQHAARAAGDAAAAAYLHPLAKATQVGHVLGAAAHAARAVELIAGDDPEAGAAFIEQARLRATPVLIDVLTRYPLAPSGTGRSGLLMKSLDSSLRLPR; translated from the coding sequence GTGACGACGGGACCGGGTGATTTCGAGCTGACGCTGGACGAGCTGCGAGTCGTGGCTCGATTCGCGATGGAGAGTGCCTTGATGACGCTCCACGTGTTCGAGGCGGTGCGTCCTGAGGATCACCGGCCGCGCGCGGCCATTGAGGCCGCCAGGGCCTTCGTCGACGGGGGCGCACGCACCAATCTGCAGCGCACCACGGCGATCGACGCGCACCGAGCAGCGAAGGAGGTGGCTGACGAGGCTGCCCAGCATGCAGCGCGCGCTGCCGGTGACGCGGCGGCGGCGGCCTACCTGCACCCGCTCGCGAAAGCCACCCAGGTCGGCCATGTTCTCGGTGCAGCCGCGCATGCAGCGCGTGCGGTCGAGCTGATCGCCGGTGATGATCCGGAGGCGGGGGCGGCGTTCATCGAGCAGGCCCGGTTGCGGGCGACGCCGGTCCTGATCGACGTCCTCACTCGATATCCGCTCGCGCCCAGCGGTACGGGTCGCTCCGGGCTCCTCATGAAGTCCCTGGACTCGTCGCTGCGACTCCCTCGCTGA
- a CDS encoding PLDc N-terminal domain-containing protein, with protein MDGILGWNVLAAVVAIGYLAVIVWVVSRIFRTEELNELERWVWAIAVICFPLVGSIVWFAAGPHPFGIRISRDQR; from the coding sequence ATGGACGGCATCCTCGGCTGGAACGTGCTCGCGGCGGTCGTCGCCATCGGCTATCTCGCCGTCATCGTCTGGGTCGTGTCGCGGATCTTCCGAACCGAGGAGCTGAACGAGCTCGAGCGCTGGGTGTGGGCGATCGCAGTGATCTGCTTCCCACTCGTCGGCTCGATCGTGTGGTTCGCCGCCGGGCCGCACCCCTTCGGCATCCGCATCAGCCGCGACCAGCGGTAG
- a CDS encoding VIT1/CCC1 transporter family protein: MRWYRSDAARDFAVAANDGIIGTAGVLLGFAGAGASSTTLLVASLSALVAGSVAGFGAKYAELAAERDAERALIAETAHDIREDASDDLDDLAAHFVERGVSRDLARGVAQQMHAHDAVGAQLEAEHGIDEPMPRSRPVLGALGNAAALATGSLLPLLMLLAYPAAWEEWAVAAATLISLTVTSVLIALSARTSVPRALRRTIGIGVATMGLSYLVGLVVF, from the coding sequence ATGCGGTGGTACCGCTCGGATGCCGCGCGGGACTTCGCCGTCGCGGCGAACGACGGCATCATCGGCACCGCCGGAGTGCTGCTCGGCTTCGCCGGAGCGGGCGCCTCGAGCACGACGCTGCTCGTCGCCTCGCTCTCGGCGCTCGTCGCGGGGTCGGTCGCGGGCTTCGGGGCGAAGTACGCCGAGCTCGCGGCCGAGCGCGACGCCGAACGGGCGCTCATCGCCGAGACGGCGCACGACATCCGGGAGGATGCGAGCGACGACCTCGACGACCTCGCCGCGCACTTCGTCGAGCGCGGCGTCTCACGCGATCTGGCGCGGGGTGTCGCGCAGCAGATGCACGCCCACGACGCGGTCGGGGCGCAGCTCGAGGCCGAGCACGGCATCGACGAGCCCATGCCGCGGTCGCGCCCGGTGCTCGGGGCGCTGGGGAACGCGGCGGCGCTCGCCACAGGCTCGCTGCTCCCGCTCCTCATGCTGCTCGCGTACCCGGCCGCGTGGGAGGAGTGGGCCGTCGCGGCCGCGACCCTGATCTCGCTCACCGTGACGAGCGTGCTCATCGCACTGTCTGCGCGCACGTCGGTGCCCCGGGCGCTCCGTCGCACGATCGGCATCGGCGTGGCGACGATGGGGCTCAGCTACCTGGTCGGTCTCGTCGTGTTCTGA
- a CDS encoding NUDIX hydrolase, which yields MTDDVTMAGAASAAPAESYTEAYAASHGRFAVIPAAYVVPRRGDEVLLQLRRGTGYFDEHWACGAAGHVEQGESLLAAAARETLEELGVELDESELTVLTVMHRTGGAPHRAIEERIDVFFSATEWRGEPRLMEDKAAELAWFPLDALPVPVVPHELAVLEALRDGRLDPITPYGF from the coding sequence ATGACCGATGACGTGACGATGGCGGGTGCCGCATCCGCCGCGCCCGCCGAGTCGTACACCGAGGCGTACGCGGCATCGCACGGGCGCTTCGCGGTCATCCCGGCTGCCTACGTCGTGCCCCGGCGCGGCGACGAGGTGCTGCTGCAACTGCGCCGCGGCACCGGCTACTTCGACGAGCACTGGGCGTGCGGCGCTGCCGGCCATGTCGAGCAGGGCGAGTCGCTGCTCGCCGCGGCCGCGCGCGAGACGCTCGAGGAGCTCGGTGTCGAACTCGACGAGTCGGAGCTCACGGTGCTCACCGTCATGCACCGCACGGGCGGCGCACCGCACCGAGCGATCGAGGAGCGCATCGACGTCTTCTTCAGCGCGACCGAGTGGCGCGGTGAGCCGAGGCTCATGGAGGACAAGGCGGCCGAGCTCGCCTGGTTCCCACTCGACGCCCTGCCCGTGCCCGTCGTGCCGCACGAGCTCGCCGTACTCGAGGCCCTGCGCGACGGCCGCCTCGACCCGATCACGCCGTACGGGTTCTGA
- the purL gene encoding phosphoribosylformylglycinamidine synthase subunit PurL: MTTNTPETIAAPTTAVLDTVEVAATTPEKEQPYTALGLKPDEYERIRNILGRRPTSAELAMYSVMWSEHCSYKSSKVYLKQFGKKVTPEMKKNLMVGMGENAGVIDVGEGWAVTFKIESHNHPSYIEPFQGAATGVGGIVRDIISMGARPVAVMDALRFGAIDDPDTARVVHGVVSGISFYGNCLGLPNIGGETWFDPVYQANPLVNALAVGVMRHEDLHLANAKGAGNKVVLFGARTGGDGIGGASILASDTFAEGGPTKRPAVQVGDPFAEKVLIECCLELFAGDLVEGIQDLGAAGISCATSELASNGDGGMAIVLDDVLLRDPTLTPEEILMSESQERMMAIVRPEKLDGFLEVVKKWDVETSVLGEVTDTGRLSIMWHGQEIVNVDPRTVAVDGPVYERPVAYPTWIDALQADTAAKLDRPATPDEIRAQFLQLVGSANQADAAWVTNQYDKYVLGNTALSYPDDAGMVRVDEESGLGVAVATDANGRYSQLDPRQGAKLALAEAYRNVAVSGAVPMGVSDCLNFGSPENPEVMWQFSETVEGLSDGCLELGIPVTGGNVSFYNQTGDVPIHPTPVIAVLGVIDDVARRIPSGWQDDGHNIYLLGDTALELDGSAWAGVVHGHLGGRPPAVDLAGEKRLAELLSAAAIEGLIDSAHDLSDGGLAIALAEAVGRFGIGARVVLDEVAGDAGIDLATALFSESTGRVIVTVPREDDVKFRGLCEGRDYPVRRIGVTDATSGALEVQGVFTVSIDELRGVNRAPLADAFGPVVGY, encoded by the coding sequence GTGACCACCAACACCCCCGAGACCATCGCTGCCCCCACGACCGCGGTGCTCGACACCGTCGAGGTCGCCGCGACGACACCCGAGAAGGAGCAGCCGTACACCGCACTGGGCCTGAAGCCAGACGAGTACGAGCGCATCCGCAACATCCTCGGCCGGCGCCCCACGAGCGCCGAGCTCGCGATGTACTCCGTCATGTGGAGCGAGCACTGCTCGTACAAGTCGTCGAAGGTGTACCTGAAGCAGTTCGGCAAGAAGGTCACGCCCGAGATGAAGAAGAACCTCATGGTGGGCATGGGTGAGAACGCGGGCGTCATCGACGTCGGCGAGGGTTGGGCGGTCACGTTCAAGATCGAGAGTCACAACCACCCGAGCTACATCGAGCCGTTCCAGGGCGCTGCGACCGGCGTCGGCGGCATCGTGCGCGACATCATCTCGATGGGCGCCCGCCCGGTCGCCGTCATGGACGCGCTTCGCTTCGGCGCGATCGACGACCCCGACACCGCGCGCGTCGTGCACGGCGTCGTCTCGGGCATCAGCTTCTACGGCAACTGCCTCGGCCTGCCGAACATCGGCGGCGAGACCTGGTTCGACCCGGTGTACCAGGCGAACCCGCTCGTGAACGCCCTCGCGGTCGGCGTCATGCGCCACGAAGACCTGCACCTCGCCAATGCCAAGGGCGCCGGCAACAAGGTCGTGCTCTTCGGGGCCCGCACGGGCGGCGACGGCATCGGCGGCGCGTCGATCCTCGCGTCCGACACGTTCGCCGAGGGCGGCCCGACCAAGCGCCCCGCAGTGCAGGTCGGCGACCCCTTCGCCGAGAAGGTGCTCATCGAATGCTGCCTCGAGCTGTTCGCGGGTGACCTCGTCGAGGGCATCCAAGACCTCGGTGCAGCGGGCATCTCGTGCGCCACCTCAGAACTCGCATCGAACGGCGACGGCGGCATGGCCATCGTGCTCGACGACGTGCTGCTGCGCGACCCCACGCTCACGCCCGAAGAGATCCTCATGAGCGAGAGCCAGGAGCGCATGATGGCGATCGTGCGCCCCGAGAAGCTCGACGGCTTCCTCGAGGTCGTCAAGAAGTGGGACGTCGAGACGAGCGTGCTCGGCGAGGTCACCGACACGGGTCGCCTGAGCATCATGTGGCACGGCCAGGAGATCGTGAACGTCGACCCGCGCACCGTCGCCGTCGACGGCCCGGTGTACGAGCGCCCGGTCGCCTACCCGACCTGGATCGACGCACTGCAGGCCGACACGGCCGCGAAGCTCGACCGCCCGGCCACGCCCGACGAGATCCGCGCTCAGTTCCTGCAGCTCGTCGGCTCGGCGAACCAGGCCGACGCCGCGTGGGTCACGAACCAGTACGACAAGTACGTGCTCGGCAACACCGCGCTCAGCTATCCCGACGACGCGGGCATGGTGCGCGTCGACGAGGAGTCGGGCCTCGGCGTCGCGGTCGCGACCGACGCCAACGGCCGCTACTCGCAGCTCGACCCGCGCCAGGGCGCGAAGCTCGCCCTTGCCGAGGCGTACCGCAACGTCGCCGTCTCGGGTGCCGTTCCCATGGGCGTCTCCGACTGCCTGAACTTCGGCTCCCCCGAGAACCCCGAGGTCATGTGGCAGTTCTCCGAGACCGTCGAAGGCCTCAGTGACGGATGCCTCGAGCTCGGCATTCCCGTGACGGGCGGCAACGTCTCGTTCTACAACCAGACCGGCGACGTGCCGATCCACCCGACGCCGGTCATCGCCGTGCTCGGCGTGATCGACGACGTGGCCCGCCGCATCCCGAGCGGCTGGCAGGACGACGGCCACAACATCTACCTGCTCGGCGACACCGCGCTCGAGCTCGACGGCTCCGCATGGGCCGGCGTCGTGCACGGCCACCTCGGCGGACGCCCGCCGGCCGTCGACCTCGCCGGCGAGAAGCGCCTCGCCGAGCTGCTGAGCGCCGCGGCGATCGAGGGCCTCATCGACTCGGCGCACGACCTCTCCGACGGCGGCCTCGCGATCGCGCTCGCCGAGGCGGTCGGCCGCTTCGGCATCGGTGCCCGTGTCGTGCTCGACGAGGTCGCCGGAGACGCCGGCATCGACCTCGCGACCGCGCTCTTCTCGGAGTCGACGGGCCGCGTCATCGTGACGGTGCCGCGTGAAGACGACGTGAAGTTCCGCGGTCTCTGCGAGGGGCGCGACTACCCCGTGCGCCGCATCGGCGTGACGGATGCGACATCCGGTGCGCTCGAGGTGCAGGGCGTGTTCACGGTCTCGATCGACGAACTGCGGGGCGTCAACCGCGCTCCGCTCGCCGACGCGTTCGGCCCCGTCGTCGGATACTGA